A genomic window from Silene latifolia isolate original U9 population chromosome 11, ASM4854445v1, whole genome shotgun sequence includes:
- the LOC141612398 gene encoding uncharacterized protein LOC141612398 isoform X1, with translation MQGAINISRGRSDYFSLTSSFTSEVNFYNKGRNLNLPVLFFYVCQNINLTLVDLHDPIELRPACSLIVYLLLFCSLGFRQNKLLEQTRGIITKSRLQAKQVAEADKRHHYERTFDAIMKMIHNEGLAGFY, from the exons ATGCAAGGAGCTATAAATATTTCTCGTGGGAGATCCGACTATTTTTCTTTAACAAGTAGTTTTACCAGTGAAGTGAACTTTTACAATAAAGGGAGAAACTTGAATTTACCTGTGCTGTTCTTTTATGTGTGCCAAAACATAAATTTAACTCTTGTTGACCTACATGATCCTATTGAACTTAGGCCAGCATGTTCCCTAATTGTGTACCTTCTTCTTTTTTGCAGTCTCGGCTTCAGGCAAAACAAGTTGCTGGAACAGACAAGAGGCATCATTACGAAG tctAGGCTTCAGGCGAAACAAGTTGCTGAAGCAGACAAGAGGCATCATTACGAAA GAACATTTGATGCGATCATGAAGATGATTCATAATGAAGGTTTAGCTGGATTTTATTAA